A section of the Salmo trutta chromosome 4, fSalTru1.1, whole genome shotgun sequence genome encodes:
- the LOC115192151 gene encoding zinc finger and SCAN domain-containing protein 2-like: MAKLQLLNAYLTERLMVAVDEILEVVGGTVSEFEEETARTKRENELLKRRLREVGLGTGTECSAVHPVSTRPVSLSVSGQHQWNADQGPDPESTHTQNHMVMSQDEMPAAHSQLPTDCTEWKSLSNSPCTLSSQQTDTSATTPVVAPLTSASVKRDLDEEDNQHLLPSANPFSSTSCPVDRVVLHYNSEGIKTEPSDTSPTDLGSVSAQMGYGELNPSSDPGPATVETNYTVSDLSADLESVVAESSRYGASTASGVPTDLVSASAAMIPDGFFRQIGSDGCVTTGPEQDFGDATTTSTVGPLTSQFYPGQTRRQQQTNRSTNRCHQQINRSTNNRDQQQTNNRGDQRSHPCPQCGKIFSHVSRLKIHLRIHTGEKPYVCALCGKRFNNDGTLRNHRRVHTELRLYGCPVCGMSFKDAYTCRKHQRVHNGMRPAGGWAHTCSLCGKAFSEAAKLTKHIRTHVSVIG, translated from the exons ATGGCAAAACTGCAGCTTTTGAATGCTTACCTCACCGAGCGGTTAATGGTGGCTGTAGATGAGATACTGGAGGTTGTTGGGGGGACAGTGTCAGAATTCGAGGAGGAGACTGCCCGGACGAAGAGAGAGAATGAACTCCTAAAACGAAGGCTACGAGAAGTTGGACTCGGCACGGGAACGGAGTGTTCAGCAG TCCATCCAGTCTCGACCaggcctgtttctctctctgtgtctgggcaGCACCAGTGGAACGCCGACCAGGGTCCAGACCCTGAGTCTAcacacacccagaaccacatgGTAATGAGCCAGGATGAGATGCCTGCCGCACATAGCCAGCTACCCACAGACTGCACCGAGTGGAAGAGTCTGTCTAACTCTCCATGTACCCTGTCCTCACAACAGACCGATACATCGGCTACCACCCCAGTAGTAGCTCCATTGACTTCAGCGTCCGTGAAAAGGGACTTGGACGAAGAAGACAACCAGCATCTCCTTCCCTCTGCAAATCCCTTCAGCAGCACATCATGCCCCGTGGACAGAGTGGTTTTACACTATAACTCTGAGGGCATCAAAACAGAGCCTAGTGATACCAGCCCTACTGACTTGGGGTCAGTATCTGCTCAGATGGGGTATGGTGAACTAAACCCCAGTTCGGACCCTGGACCAGCCACTGTTGAAACCAATTACACTGTCTCAGACCTGAGCgctgacctggagtcagtggttGCAGAGAGCAGCCGGTATGGTGCCTCCACTGCCTCGGGCGTCCCCACTGACCTGGTATCAGCTAGTGCTGCCATGATCCCAGACGGCTTTTTCCGTCAGATTGGCAGCGATGGTTGTGTAACAACAGGGCCAGAACAAGACTTTGGGGACGCCACTACCACCAGTACCGTAGGTCCCTTGACCTCCCAGTTCTACCCGGGTCAAACCAGACGTCAACAACAAACAAATAGATCAACAAATAGGTGTCATCAACAAATAAACAGGTCCACAAACAACAGGgatcaacaacaaacaaacaacaggGGGGATCAGAGGTCCCACCCGTGCCCTCAGTGTGGTAAGATATTCAGTCACGTGTCACGCCTCAAGATCCACCTCCGcattcacacaggggagaagccgtACGTTTGCGCACTGTGTGGCAAGCGATTCAACAACGATGGCACACTGAGGAACCACCGGCGTGTTCACACGGAGCTGCGTCTGTACGGCTGCCCTGTCTGCGGCATGAGCTTCAAGGACGCCTACACGTGTAGGAAGCACCAGCGTGTTCATAATGGAATGCGGCCTGCCGGAGGCTGGGCCCACACCTGCAGCTTGTGTGGCAAGGCTTTCAGTGAGGCGGCTAAGCTGACCAAACACATCAGGACTCATGTGTCAGTCATTGGATGA